One Tolypothrix bouteillei VB521301 DNA window includes the following coding sequences:
- the pbpC gene encoding penicillin-binding protein 1C — translation MKLDSRSLIYFKKKLWYLLNRRTCKVILALLLICLTVRVLPYFVPIRPTDIAQQHLALEFVDRNGLPLGTLLTRDREHTSVVPLNQVSSLFIQAILAAEDGDFYHHGALDLKAVARALKDAISTRKIVSGASTVTMQLARMLNPVPRTLSGKIEEIWLSWRLTAGMSKDEILSAYINRLPMGGNIYGVEAAARTYFSIPASDINLAQASLLAAIPNNPTYFDPLQHYPRLKQRQKYVLDRMEQDGYITPSQAKRAYAEDIVFQSRQRGIIAAPHFLFWLSRQIRPTPSHKDKPEWKSNPILTTVDRPLQQFVEAQVQQVIATLANNNVHHAAALVIDNRTGEVLAYVGSPDYFNETKLGRNDGVQALRQPGSTLKPFLYELALEKGVIRPNTILADVPAHYAIPGAKLYSPTDYNKSFLGPVRVRIALANSLNIPAIRVLEKVGVATFLDRLHQLGFEHLTQSPEYYGLGLTLGSGEVTLWELARAYVTMARKGETMQLLTEVSHSSNQNKSTIKNPTTWQLITDMLSDRHARATAFGVDSVLNLPFPTAVKTGTSSNFRDTWTVGFTTDYTVATWVGNFDGDPMRQVSGVTGAAPLWNRIMLHLHEKREPVGFTPPKGMVQLPICAVSGLKPTPDCSSVVQEYFYPENIQDYQRQNQFQLSHEYDNWLAKQEQSGLSSSKLKIVSPHEGDLFLLRPGDEIQQKLEFKLAGTSKAPVEWWLNGEKLATDSSGSIFWNMRPGRWVLEASSGGMSDRVTFQVEFATLKPTRRGFSVK, via the coding sequence ATGAAACTGGATTCGCGATCGCTTATCTATTTTAAAAAGAAACTGTGGTATTTGTTGAACCGCAGAACTTGCAAAGTTATCCTAGCGTTGCTGTTGATATGCTTGACAGTACGCGTACTGCCATATTTTGTACCCATTCGCCCTACAGATATTGCTCAACAACATCTAGCACTTGAATTTGTTGACCGCAATGGGCTACCTTTAGGAACATTGCTGACCCGCGATCGCGAGCATACATCTGTAGTGCCATTGAATCAAGTTTCTTCTCTTTTTATCCAAGCTATTTTAGCAGCAGAAGATGGAGACTTTTATCATCATGGAGCGTTGGATTTAAAAGCTGTAGCCCGCGCACTGAAAGATGCCATATCCACTAGAAAGATTGTTTCCGGTGCTTCTACAGTGACCATGCAGTTAGCACGAATGCTCAATCCTGTCCCTAGGACTTTATCAGGTAAAATTGAAGAAATCTGGCTTTCTTGGCGGTTAACAGCAGGAATGAGTAAAGACGAAATTCTTTCTGCATATATCAATCGTCTGCCAATGGGAGGGAATATTTATGGTGTAGAAGCAGCGGCTCGTACCTATTTTTCCATACCAGCGAGTGACATCAATCTTGCTCAAGCAAGTCTCCTTGCTGCTATTCCCAATAATCCCACTTACTTCGATCCACTTCAGCATTATCCACGTCTGAAACAGCGCCAGAAATACGTCCTCGATCGCATGGAACAGGACGGATATATCACTCCCTCACAAGCAAAACGAGCATATGCGGAAGACATTGTGTTTCAATCCCGTCAACGGGGAATTATTGCTGCACCGCACTTTTTGTTTTGGTTGTCCCGTCAGATCCGCCCAACCCCTTCCCACAAGGATAAGCCGGAGTGGAAATCGAACCCAATTCTAACGACTGTAGACCGTCCTTTACAGCAGTTTGTGGAAGCGCAGGTACAGCAGGTAATTGCTACCCTTGCTAATAACAACGTTCATCATGCAGCGGCTTTGGTCATTGACAACCGTACCGGAGAAGTTTTGGCTTATGTCGGTTCGCCTGACTACTTTAATGAAACAAAGCTAGGGCGCAATGATGGAGTACAAGCACTGCGCCAACCTGGTTCTACCCTCAAACCATTTCTCTACGAGTTGGCTTTGGAAAAAGGTGTCATCCGTCCCAATACAATCTTGGCAGATGTACCCGCTCACTACGCAATTCCCGGAGCAAAACTTTACAGCCCCACAGACTATAACAAAAGTTTTTTAGGACCGGTGCGGGTGCGTATTGCTTTGGCGAATTCTTTGAATATTCCAGCGATACGGGTTTTAGAAAAGGTGGGTGTGGCAACTTTTCTCGATCGCCTTCACCAATTGGGCTTTGAACACCTCACCCAGTCACCAGAGTACTATGGGTTGGGGTTAACTCTAGGTAGTGGTGAAGTGACTTTGTGGGAATTAGCCCGTGCTTACGTTACTATGGCAAGGAAAGGGGAAACCATGCAGTTACTGACTGAAGTTTCTCATTCCTCGAACCAAAATAAATCTACAATCAAAAATCCAACAACATGGCAACTTATAACTGATATGTTGAGCGATCGCCATGCGCGTGCGACTGCATTTGGTGTAGATTCAGTCCTGAATTTACCGTTTCCGACTGCTGTTAAAACTGGTACTTCCTCTAATTTTCGCGATACTTGGACGGTTGGATTTACGACTGACTACACTGTAGCGACGTGGGTAGGCAATTTTGATGGCGATCCCATGCGTCAGGTTTCTGGCGTGACTGGCGCAGCACCACTCTGGAACCGAATTATGTTACACCTACACGAGAAACGAGAGCCTGTAGGTTTTACTCCTCCAAAGGGTATGGTACAACTGCCTATTTGTGCTGTTTCTGGGTTAAAACCAACACCAGATTGTTCCTCAGTGGTACAGGAGTATTTTTATCCGGAAAACATCCAAGATTACCAGCGTCAAAACCAATTTCAATTATCCCACGAGTATGATAATTGGTTGGCAAAGCAAGAGCAATCTGGATTGAGTTCAAGCAAGCTTAAGATTGTCTCTCCTCATGAGGGGGATTTGTTCTTACTCCGTCCGGGTGATGAAATACAACAAAAACTGGAGTTCAAATTAGCAGGGACATCAAAAGCACCCGTAGAGTGGTGGTTGAATGGTGAAAAGCTAGCGACTGATTCGTCTGGTTCTATCTTTTGGAATATGCGTCCCGGTCGGTGGGTGTTGGAAGCAAGCAGTGGTGGAATGAGCGATCGCGTAACTTTTCAAGTAGAGTTTGCGACTCTTAAGCCTACACGTCGCGGGTTTTCTGTAAAATAA
- a CDS encoding PadR family transcriptional regulator yields the protein MSLAYAIMGLLQQEEMTGYDLKTSCFDRTIAHLWPADQAQIYRTLEKLEQRGWINCTVEIQRDRPNRKVYRLTEAGQAELTRWLQEAQLLPTVRDPLLIQMYFAAQLSNEAIIKLLEQQRAVRCEKLDECKALELPPIEDFANHRERIMQRLVLELVLRQEQTYIDWLDMAIKTINQVV from the coding sequence ATGTCTCTGGCATATGCAATTATGGGTCTGCTTCAGCAAGAAGAAATGACTGGCTACGACCTCAAAACAAGCTGCTTCGATCGCACTATTGCCCATTTATGGCCAGCCGACCAAGCACAGATTTACAGAACTTTGGAGAAACTGGAACAACGGGGTTGGATTAACTGTACAGTTGAGATTCAACGCGATCGCCCGAATCGTAAAGTTTACCGTTTGACGGAAGCAGGACAAGCAGAATTAACACGATGGCTTCAAGAAGCTCAACTTCTACCTACTGTGCGAGATCCTTTACTCATTCAGATGTATTTTGCCGCTCAGTTATCAAATGAAGCCATTATTAAACTGTTAGAGCAACAACGAGCAGTGCGGTGTGAAAAACTAGATGAATGTAAAGCACTCGAGCTACCACCGATTGAGGATTTTGCTAACCATCGCGAACGGATTATGCAAAGGTTAGTACTGGAACTCGTGCTAAGACAAGAGCAGACCTATATTGATTGGTTGGATATGGCAATTAAAACCATCAATCAAGTCGTTTGA
- a CDS encoding tetratricopeptide repeat protein: MSYYDFLKNSCMGIAIASLSLLSSGLTPSVYAQTTPTSTVQSNPKSSVDFLYRGRERFQRKDYKGAVEDFDRAIILNPNDANAYYYRGLLLHELGDNLGAVLNFDRALQLNPRSADAYFRRAGARYSIGDRPGTIQDLQLAAKFFQSQGNAKGYQQAQNLIKRLSTW, encoded by the coding sequence GTGAGCTACTACGACTTTCTCAAAAATAGCTGCATGGGGATCGCGATCGCGAGTTTGTCTCTACTCAGCAGTGGGCTGACTCCATCTGTTTATGCACAAACTACTCCTACTTCCACCGTACAAAGTAACCCTAAAAGCTCAGTGGACTTTCTCTACCGAGGACGCGAAAGATTTCAGCGTAAAGACTATAAGGGAGCGGTAGAGGACTTCGATCGGGCAATCATCCTCAATCCTAATGATGCTAACGCCTATTATTATAGAGGTCTTCTTCTACACGAGCTAGGAGACAATTTGGGTGCAGTCTTAAACTTCGATCGCGCATTGCAACTCAATCCCCGCTCTGCTGACGCTTACTTTCGCAGAGCCGGTGCTCGTTATAGTATTGGCGATCGACCCGGAACAATTCAGGACTTACAACTAGCAGCTAAGTTCTTTCAATCGCAAGGAAACGCAAAGGGCTATCAACAAGCACAAAATCTCATTAAACGGCTTAGCACCTGGTAA
- a CDS encoding Uma2 family endonuclease yields MSQTPLKMTVEEYITYNDGTDKRYELDSGVLVEMPPGTGNHEAIITFVLFQFILEKQRLGLTLEPRSNGVEVMIGTQIRRPDILVMTQQQAMSIEKKLAILKTAPPLIVEVVSPESVDRDYSIKTLEYAAFGVNEYWIVDPLEDKVTVCLLAGSVYKQTVFSGNQRIVSQTFPQINLTAQQLLMPKL; encoded by the coding sequence ATGTCCCAAACACCCTTAAAAATGACAGTAGAGGAGTATATAACCTACAATGATGGCACAGACAAGCGTTACGAACTTGATTCGGGGGTATTGGTCGAAATGCCTCCAGGGACTGGTAATCATGAAGCAATTATCACGTTCGTATTATTTCAGTTTATTTTAGAAAAACAACGACTGGGACTTACATTAGAACCGCGTTCCAATGGTGTCGAAGTTATGATAGGCACACAAATTAGGCGTCCTGATATATTGGTTATGACTCAACAACAAGCTATGTCTATTGAAAAGAAATTGGCGATTCTTAAAACTGCACCACCACTCATTGTTGAAGTCGTATCGCCCGAATCTGTTGACCGTGACTATAGTATCAAAACATTAGAGTACGCTGCCTTTGGTGTTAATGAATATTGGATTGTCGATCCGTTAGAAGATAAAGTAACAGTCTGTTTGCTAGCAGGTTCAGTTTATAAGCAAACAGTATTTAGTGGCAATCAAAGAATCGTATCGCAAACTTTTCCCCAAATTAACCTGACTGCTCAGCAATTACTGATGCCGAAACTTTAA
- a CDS encoding PAS domain S-box protein, translated as MSVNLAQQVRELQTTLTKMQVTLDAIADAIVWVGQNGHVQWCNSSFERLVKQPHKSILNQPLNDLLLLKQAGQEIGWEFYPCAGIFAGNYEPTEYELDRGECVKVLQFFGHCLNLAEEDKIAILTIRDVTQQKHLEAEHRQVMREREESLSQLRATLDSTADGIVLVDLEGNTPVYNQKIMQMWSLPEYLMLPGRGQERVRFIAEQAKDPEAFLGKIRELCVNHPETSVLDIVELKDGRVVERYSQPQWQGNQIIGRVWSFRDVTERIKAEQALLRDRALLQASTEAGMDGILVIDENRKVALYNQRYCQIWQIPEAILQSSDSQKLLELLLDKLEQPQEFVNRVEYLYNHPEETCHDELTLKDGRTLDRYSTAVRSPQGEYYGRIWYFRDITECTKAEKALQQSESKFRTIVETANSIILRWDRKGNIKFLNEYGLRFFGFNIDEIKGRNVVGTIVPETETSGRDLQDLMDDICHHPENYIFNENENICKNGNRVWIVWANKPILDERGQLVEILSVGTDATKRKQTEEALRRSELKYRRIFENSLVGIGRSRLQDGLFLDINQPCAEIIGYSSVTDLIGKRYAPDFHVDSEIRPWILNQLQQHGEVRNLEIQLRRQDGSIAWGLMSARINAEDSCLEFMIADISDRKRLEEERQHAELERKKADEALQTRVRAESLLSSISRQFIDREFNTAITFTLKAIAQFIGAERACIFEYTENQSQVGLIYEWSLPCIQPLSLSGQGGAVERFSLLSEILHNKAFVVNCVTELPKNSTERALFESHSIQSVIAVPMTHKGSVVGFLGADVVNYSKNWSKEDINLLKLAGELIAIGKARHQVEEALRVAKEAAEAANRAKSAFLANMSHELRTPLNAILGFAQLMERDTALTTKQRESLATINCSGEHLLNLINDVLEMSKIEAGHSVLHPEPFDLHHLLQTLHEMFLLRTQAKQLLLKFEIASDVPQYVYTDQGKLRQVLINLLGNAVKFTHTGEVTLRVKLGIGDWGMRAGDKGDKGDILRNNARSPMLNRQYSIAFEIEDTGRGIAPEEMEHLFQPFVQTTSGTQAKEGTGLGLTISREFARLMGGDIYAESTPGQGAIFRFKIQLTLAEPQEVTTLSTRGRVLQLAPNQPKYRILVVDDRRENRDLIAQLLSLVGFDVQCATNGQEAIALWETWQPHLIWMDMRMPVMNGYEATAEIRRREQQWETQQRGLTTFNSQSLTLNPRSQTTIIALTASAFEEQQANILAVGCDDLVRKPFREQVIFEKMAQYLGVRYLYAKEPEKVTIQAKGNRKAEQSLKVSDLNKIMPSEWTLQLHQAAIEVDGNRIAQLLEEIPETHSEIAGILTELLRHFCFDEILNLLEVSDAKD; from the coding sequence TCAATTTAGCCCAGCAGGTTCGCGAACTGCAAACTACCCTAACAAAAATGCAAGTGACACTAGATGCGATCGCTGATGCCATAGTATGGGTAGGGCAAAATGGACACGTCCAATGGTGTAACTCTAGCTTTGAGCGCTTGGTAAAACAACCGCATAAAAGTATTTTAAATCAGCCCTTAAATGACTTGTTACTTTTGAAGCAAGCAGGGCAAGAAATTGGTTGGGAATTTTATCCTTGTGCTGGAATTTTCGCCGGAAATTACGAACCAACAGAATACGAGCTTGACCGGGGCGAATGTGTAAAAGTGCTGCAATTCTTTGGTCATTGCTTGAATCTTGCAGAAGAAGACAAAATTGCCATACTGACTATTCGAGATGTAACACAGCAAAAGCATTTAGAAGCAGAACACAGACAAGTCATGCGGGAACGCGAGGAATCCCTATCACAGTTAAGAGCAACCCTAGATTCTACAGCAGATGGAATTGTGCTTGTAGATTTAGAGGGAAATACTCCGGTGTACAACCAAAAGATTATGCAGATGTGGTCATTACCAGAGTATCTCATGTTACCCGGACGCGGACAAGAACGAGTGCGGTTTATAGCCGAGCAAGCAAAAGATCCGGAAGCATTTCTTGGCAAAATTCGGGAACTGTGTGTGAACCATCCAGAAACATCAGTCCTAGATATCGTAGAATTAAAGGATGGTCGGGTCGTCGAGCGTTACTCCCAACCCCAGTGGCAAGGCAATCAGATTATTGGGCGTGTTTGGAGTTTTCGAGATGTAACCGAACGCATCAAAGCAGAGCAAGCCCTACTTCGCGATCGCGCTTTACTGCAAGCGTCTACAGAAGCAGGTATGGACGGAATTTTGGTCATTGATGAAAATCGAAAAGTAGCACTATACAATCAGCGCTACTGCCAAATATGGCAAATTCCAGAAGCAATACTCCAGTCTAGCGATTCCCAAAAACTGTTGGAACTATTGCTAGATAAGCTAGAACAACCCCAGGAGTTCGTTAATAGAGTAGAGTACCTCTACAATCATCCCGAAGAGACTTGTCATGATGAACTGACGCTCAAAGATGGACGAACTTTAGATAGATACAGTACGGCTGTGCGATCGCCTCAAGGAGAGTATTACGGCAGAATTTGGTATTTCCGAGACATTACTGAATGTACCAAAGCAGAGAAAGCTTTGCAGCAGAGCGAATCAAAATTTCGTACTATCGTAGAAACAGCCAACAGTATTATTTTACGTTGGGATAGAAAGGGAAACATTAAATTTTTAAATGAATACGGTCTGAGGTTTTTTGGCTTTAATATTGACGAGATTAAAGGACGAAATGTTGTAGGAACAATTGTTCCCGAAACGGAAACATCCGGGCGCGATTTACAGGATTTAATGGATGATATTTGCCACCATCCAGAAAACTATATTTTTAACGAAAATGAAAATATTTGTAAAAATGGAAATCGGGTTTGGATTGTTTGGGCAAATAAACCCATATTAGATGAGCGTGGTCAATTAGTAGAAATTCTCTCAGTAGGAACAGATGCTACAAAACGCAAACAAACAGAAGAAGCACTACGCCGCAGTGAATTGAAATACCGCCGGATCTTTGAAAACTCTTTAGTAGGAATTGGTCGTTCCCGTCTTCAGGATGGGCTGTTTTTGGATATCAATCAACCTTGCGCGGAAATTATCGGATACAGTAGCGTGACAGACCTCATCGGTAAACGTTATGCTCCTGATTTTCACGTTGATTCAGAGATCCGTCCTTGGATATTAAACCAACTGCAACAGCATGGTGAAGTTCGCAACCTTGAAATTCAATTGCGCCGTCAGGATGGATCGATCGCTTGGGGTTTAATGTCTGCTAGGATCAACGCTGAGGATTCCTGCTTGGAATTTATGATTGCTGATATTAGCGATCGCAAGCGCCTTGAAGAAGAACGCCAGCATGCAGAACTAGAGCGCAAAAAAGCTGATGAAGCCCTGCAAACTCGGGTGCGAGCAGAAAGTCTACTCAGTAGTATATCCCGGCAATTCATTGACCGGGAGTTCAACACGGCTATTACTTTTACCCTAAAAGCCATCGCCCAATTTATTGGTGCAGAACGAGCGTGTATTTTTGAGTATACAGAAAACCAAAGCCAAGTAGGGTTAATTTATGAATGGTCTCTACCCTGCATTCAACCATTGTCCCTCAGCGGACAAGGCGGGGCTGTGGAACGTTTTTCTTTATTGTCTGAAATTTTACATAACAAAGCTTTCGTAGTCAATTGCGTTACCGAACTGCCAAAGAACTCAACGGAAAGAGCACTATTTGAAAGTCACTCAATTCAGTCTGTTATTGCAGTACCGATGACTCACAAGGGTTCTGTCGTTGGGTTTCTAGGGGCTGATGTTGTTAACTATTCTAAAAACTGGAGCAAAGAAGATATTAACTTACTAAAACTAGCAGGTGAACTGATTGCAATTGGTAAAGCAAGACATCAAGTAGAAGAAGCCCTGAGAGTTGCTAAAGAAGCGGCTGAAGCTGCTAACCGAGCCAAAAGTGCTTTTTTAGCAAATATGAGCCACGAACTTCGCACGCCTCTAAATGCCATTCTTGGTTTTGCCCAATTAATGGAGCGAGATACTGCTTTAACAACCAAGCAACGGGAATCTTTAGCTACTATCAATTGCAGTGGCGAGCATCTGCTTAACCTGATAAATGATGTGTTGGAGATGTCTAAAATTGAAGCCGGACACAGCGTTCTTCATCCCGAACCCTTCGACCTACATCACTTATTACAAACACTACATGAAATGTTTCTACTGCGAACACAAGCAAAGCAGTTACTCCTTAAGTTTGAAATCGCTTCCGATGTTCCTCAATACGTATATACGGATCAAGGCAAACTCCGCCAAGTTCTTATTAACTTACTCGGTAATGCTGTTAAATTTACCCATACAGGAGAAGTGACACTGCGTGTGAAGTTGGGGATTGGGGACTGGGGCATGAGGGCTGGAGACAAGGGAGATAAGGGGGACATACTAAGAAATAATGCTCGATCCCCAATGCTCAATCGCCAATATTCAATCGCTTTTGAAATAGAAGATACCGGGCGGGGAATTGCACCCGAAGAAATGGAACATCTCTTTCAACCTTTTGTCCAAACAACAAGCGGGACTCAAGCAAAAGAAGGAACTGGGCTGGGGCTGACAATTAGTCGCGAGTTTGCACGGTTGATGGGGGGAGATATTTACGCCGAAAGTACCCCAGGGCAAGGAGCAATTTTTCGATTTAAGATACAATTGACATTAGCAGAGCCACAAGAAGTTACAACACTATCAACTCGCGGGCGCGTTCTCCAACTAGCACCCAATCAACCAAAATATCGTATTTTAGTTGTTGATGACCGTCGTGAAAATCGGGATCTGATCGCCCAACTTCTCAGTCTTGTAGGGTTTGATGTTCAATGTGCTACTAACGGACAAGAAGCGATCGCTTTATGGGAAACTTGGCAGCCACATCTCATTTGGATGGATATGCGAATGCCTGTCATGAACGGCTATGAAGCAACTGCGGAGATTCGGCGCAGAGAACAGCAATGGGAAACACAGCAACGGGGGCTAACAACTTTCAATTCCCAATCACTGACTCTCAATCCCCGATCTCAAACCACCATCATTGCTCTTACCGCAAGTGCTTTTGAAGAACAACAAGCAAATATCTTGGCTGTAGGCTGCGATGATTTAGTTCGCAAGCCATTTCGAGAACAGGTTATTTTTGAAAAAATGGCTCAATATTTAGGTGTTCGCTATCTTTATGCCAAGGAGCCAGAAAAAGTCACGATACAGGCAAAGGGAAATAGAAAAGCAGAACAAAGTCTTAAAGTTTCAGATTTAAATAAAATAATGCCTTCTGAATGGACCTTACAATTACATCAAGCTGCGATCGAAGTTGATGGAAATCGAATTGCTCAACTTCTAGAAGAAATTCCTGAGACTCATTCAGAAATAGCAGGGATTCTTACAGAGTTATTGCGTCACTTTTGCTTTGATGAAATTCTTAATTTACTTGAAGTCAGTGACGCCAAAGATTAA
- a CDS encoding ArsR/SmtB family transcription factor, with protein MQSSSVATSDVVVAGFHALSDPIRINVVELLRDKELCVCDLCDTLGVTQSKLSFHLKNLREAGLVRARQEGRWIYYSLNLPQFVVLEQYLAEFRRYSQILPARVCKDS; from the coding sequence ATGCAAAGCTCCTCAGTTGCTACTTCAGATGTTGTTGTTGCGGGTTTCCATGCTCTCTCCGATCCTATACGGATTAATGTAGTGGAACTCTTGCGAGATAAAGAACTTTGTGTGTGTGACTTATGCGATACCTTGGGAGTTACCCAGTCAAAACTGTCTTTCCATCTTAAAAATCTTAGGGAAGCAGGTTTGGTTCGAGCACGTCAAGAAGGACGTTGGATTTACTACAGCCTGAATTTACCTCAATTTGTTGTTTTAGAGCAGTATCTTGCAGAGTTTCGCCGCTACAGTCAAATATTACCAGCTCGAGTATGTAAAGATTCTTAA